The proteins below are encoded in one region of Arenibacter algicola:
- a CDS encoding DUF3820 family protein, with protein sequence MNIVPDKRQLIELAHYRMPFGKFKGRYLVELPEPYLVWFQQNGFPEGKLGNLLRAMLEIKINGLEGLIRKIQKDFPQY encoded by the coding sequence ATGAATATAGTTCCGGATAAGAGACAATTAATAGAATTGGCGCATTATAGAATGCCATTTGGTAAATTTAAGGGAAGATATTTGGTGGAACTACCGGAACCTTATTTGGTATGGTTTCAACAAAACGGTTTTCCAGAGGGAAAGTTGGGAAATTTGTTAAGGGCCATGCTGGAAATTAAAATTAACGGACTTGAGGGCCTAATCCGAAAAATTCAAAAAGATTTTCCCCAATATTAA
- a CDS encoding CTP synthase, with the protein MSQTKYIFVTGGVTSSLGKGIIAASLAKLLQARGYRTTIQKLDPYINVDPGTLNPYEHGECYVTDDGAETDLDLGHYERFLNVRTSQANNVTTGRIYQSVIEKERRGEFLGKTVQVVPHITNEIKERIQLLGKSGDYDIVITEIGGTVGDIESLPYIEAVRQLLWELGDNNGIVIHLTLVPYLSAAGELKTKPTQHSVKTLMESGIKADILVCRTEHEIPDDLKEKLALFCNVKREAVIQSIDASTIYDVPILMQEEGLDTVTLKKLALPDNVVPDLTKWNQFLQWHKNPKNEVTVGLIGKYVELQDSYKSILESFIHAGSVNHVKVKVKSIHSEHLSAKNMEKKMQGLDGILVAPGFGERGIEGKIKAVQFARENKIPFLGICLGMQMAVIEYSRNVLGLNEANSTEMDENTPDPVISIMEEQKNIVNKGGTMRLGAWDCHLEKGSLVQKIYHGASEISERHRHRYEFNNQYKKQLEEAGLVASGVNNETGLVEIVEVPAHPWFIGVQYHPEYKSTVDNPHPLFVGFIKAALKHQKEVKQ; encoded by the coding sequence ATGTCGCAGACTAAATATATTTTTGTAACCGGTGGGGTTACTTCATCCCTCGGAAAAGGGATTATAGCAGCCTCTCTTGCCAAATTATTACAGGCTCGAGGTTACAGAACTACTATCCAAAAATTAGATCCTTATATAAATGTTGATCCGGGAACTTTAAATCCCTATGAGCATGGTGAATGCTACGTTACCGATGACGGTGCCGAGACCGATTTGGACTTGGGACATTATGAGCGTTTTTTAAATGTTAGGACATCACAGGCCAATAACGTTACTACTGGTAGAATCTACCAAAGTGTTATAGAAAAGGAACGCAGAGGAGAATTTTTGGGAAAAACCGTTCAGGTTGTGCCTCATATCACCAATGAAATTAAGGAACGTATCCAATTATTGGGAAAGAGCGGGGACTATGATATTGTCATTACCGAAATAGGTGGTACTGTTGGGGATATAGAATCCTTGCCCTATATAGAAGCCGTGCGCCAGTTGCTATGGGAGTTGGGCGATAATAATGGGATCGTTATACATTTAACTTTGGTGCCTTATCTTTCTGCGGCCGGGGAATTAAAGACCAAGCCTACCCAACATTCCGTAAAGACTTTGATGGAAAGCGGAATAAAGGCAGATATTTTGGTCTGTAGAACAGAACACGAAATTCCGGACGACCTGAAGGAAAAATTGGCACTTTTTTGCAATGTGAAAAGGGAGGCAGTAATACAATCCATAGATGCATCAACTATATATGATGTTCCTATTTTAATGCAAGAGGAAGGTTTGGATACTGTTACTCTAAAAAAATTGGCCCTTCCGGATAACGTGGTTCCCGATCTAACAAAATGGAACCAATTTCTACAATGGCATAAGAATCCCAAAAATGAGGTAACTGTTGGACTTATTGGGAAATATGTGGAATTACAGGATTCCTATAAATCCATTTTGGAATCTTTTATCCACGCAGGTTCCGTGAACCATGTAAAAGTAAAGGTGAAATCAATTCATTCCGAACATCTTTCTGCCAAGAATATGGAAAAGAAGATGCAAGGTCTGGACGGTATTTTGGTAGCACCAGGTTTTGGGGAAAGGGGAATAGAAGGAAAGATAAAAGCGGTGCAATTTGCACGTGAAAATAAAATCCCATTTTTGGGTATCTGTTTGGGAATGCAGATGGCCGTAATAGAATATTCTAGGAATGTACTTGGTCTTAATGAGGCCAATTCCACGGAGATGGATGAAAATACTCCTGATCCGGTGATAAGTATTATGGAGGAGCAGAAAAATATTGTCAATAAGGGAGGAACTATGCGATTGGGTGCCTGGGACTGTCATTTGGAAAAGGGCAGTCTGGTACAAAAGATCTATCATGGGGCTTCCGAAATTTCTGAGCGCCACCGTCACCGTTATGAGTTTAACAACCAATATAAAAAACAATTGGAGGAAGCCGGGCTGGTAGCTTCCGGTGTAAACAATGAAACCGGATTGGTAGAAATAGTAGAGGTTCCTGCCCACCCTTGGTTTATTGGGGTTCAATATCACCCGGAATACAAGAGTACGGTAGACAACCCGCACCCATTATTTGTAGGTTTTATAAAAGCTGCTTTAAAGCATCAGAAGGAAGTTAAGCAATAA
- the yidC gene encoding membrane protein insertase YidC, whose product MEEKKLDINTIIGFVLIFGILIFMFWQNQPTPEELEAQKAKQEQLEAAEMQKANAVKEEIAQPKTVDLQDSMAVASYKSAIGAFGFTAPTEGTTVLENDVVYLEISNKGGQIIEAKMKGYVTYDSIPVYLIKDGNANFALNFSTSDNRVLNTNDLYFEPTLSKSGENQVLSMKAKVAFDKFLEYRYEMKPDEYLVGFTVRSQGLNGIVNSSKPIDLDWKMKAIRHSKSIQYENRYTRVTYNHDGDKISKLSEGSEDEETEVDLKWISYRQHFFSSILTYANKFETAKLNSVNLVEEESHTQQFTKEFAAQVPLELQGGEFAYNFNWYYGPTDVKVLAQYKELGLEDSIPFGWGIFGWINRYIFTPVYTFLSSFLPYGIAIVVMTILVRLIMSPATYKSYLSQAKMKVLKPEITELNEKFKDNAMKKQQETMKLYNKAGVSPMSGCVPALLQMPIFYALFMFFPTSFALRQKPFLWADDLSSYDAIAQLPFTIPFYGDHVSLFPILASVAIFFYMMMTTGQNMQTQPGMPNMKFIMYLSPLMMLVFFNNYASGLSLYYFVSNLITIFIMLAIKNFILDEDKIHAQIQENKKKPKKENKFQKKMREMMEQAEEQKKIGKK is encoded by the coding sequence ATGGAGGAAAAGAAATTGGATATTAATACCATTATCGGTTTTGTACTGATTTTTGGTATTCTTATTTTTATGTTTTGGCAGAACCAGCCAACACCGGAAGAGCTGGAAGCACAAAAGGCAAAACAAGAGCAGCTTGAGGCCGCTGAAATGCAAAAAGCCAATGCTGTAAAAGAAGAGATTGCCCAACCCAAAACAGTCGATCTTCAAGATTCTATGGCCGTTGCAAGTTACAAAAGTGCTATAGGTGCATTTGGATTTACGGCTCCTACAGAGGGAACCACGGTATTGGAGAACGATGTGGTTTATTTGGAAATAAGCAACAAGGGAGGCCAGATTATCGAGGCGAAAATGAAAGGTTACGTAACCTATGATTCCATTCCTGTATATTTAATAAAAGATGGCAATGCCAATTTTGCACTTAATTTTAGTACTTCGGACAATAGGGTTTTAAACACCAACGATCTATACTTTGAACCCACACTTTCCAAATCCGGTGAGAATCAGGTGCTGTCCATGAAGGCCAAAGTAGCATTCGATAAGTTCTTGGAATATCGCTACGAAATGAAACCTGACGAATATCTAGTTGGTTTTACAGTGAGGTCTCAAGGCTTAAATGGCATCGTTAATAGTTCCAAGCCCATTGATTTGGATTGGAAGATGAAGGCGATCCGCCATTCCAAAAGTATTCAATATGAAAATAGGTATACAAGGGTAACCTATAACCATGATGGTGACAAAATAAGTAAGTTATCCGAAGGCAGTGAGGATGAGGAAACGGAAGTAGATTTAAAATGGATTTCTTACAGACAGCATTTTTTTAGTTCCATTCTTACTTATGCCAATAAGTTTGAAACCGCCAAATTGAATTCTGTAAATTTAGTAGAGGAAGAGAGTCACACCCAACAATTTACAAAGGAGTTCGCTGCCCAGGTGCCTTTGGAGTTGCAGGGCGGAGAGTTTGCCTATAATTTTAATTGGTACTACGGACCAACAGATGTAAAGGTTTTGGCCCAGTACAAGGAATTGGGACTGGAAGATTCTATTCCCTTTGGCTGGGGTATTTTTGGATGGATCAACAGATATATCTTTACCCCTGTATATACTTTCCTAAGTTCGTTCCTCCCTTACGGAATAGCTATTGTGGTCATGACCATTTTGGTAAGACTTATTATGTCGCCAGCTACCTATAAGTCCTACTTGTCCCAAGCCAAAATGAAGGTGTTGAAACCTGAAATTACAGAGCTTAACGAGAAGTTCAAGGACAATGCCATGAAAAAGCAACAGGAAACCATGAAATTGTATAATAAGGCCGGGGTAAGCCCTATGAGCGGTTGTGTGCCCGCTCTGTTGCAGATGCCGATCTTCTACGCCCTATTTATGTTTTTCCCAACTTCCTTTGCGTTGAGACAGAAGCCGTTTTTGTGGGCAGATGACCTTTCTTCCTATGATGCCATAGCCCAGTTGCCGTTTACTATTCCATTTTACGGGGATCATGTGAGTTTGTTTCCTATTTTGGCCTCTGTTGCCATATTCTTTTATATGATGATGACCACTGGGCAAAATATGCAGACGCAACCGGGAATGCCCAATATGAAATTTATTATGTATTTGTCTCCCTTGATGATGTTGGTTTTCTTTAACAACTATGCGAGTGGACTAAGTTTGTATTATTTTGTGTCTAATTTGATTACCATTTTTATAATGCTGGCCATCAAGAATTTCATTTTGGACGAAGACAAGATCCATGCCCAGATACAAGAGAATAAAAAGAAGCCTAAGAAGGAAAATAAGTTTCAGAAGAAGATGCGCGAGATGATGGAACAGGCCGAGGAACAGAAAAAAATAGGCAAGAAATAA
- the mnmA gene encoding tRNA 2-thiouridine(34) synthase MnmA, with amino-acid sequence MQKVVVGLSGGVDSSVTAYLLKEQGYEVIGLFMKNWHDDSVTISKECPWLEDSNDALIVAEKLGIPFQTVDLSAQYKERIVDYMFREYEKGRTPNPDVLCNREIKFDVFMKIAMQLGADYVATGHYCRKGVIKNEDGTETYQLLAGADANKDQSYFLCQLSQEQLAKTLFPIGELQKPEVRKIAAENDLITADKKDSQGLCFIGKVRLPEFLQQKLRPKKGVIVEVPAVLEQYGSTIPQFNSKLEELAYYAEKPHYDLTDGKVVGEHQGAHYFTKGQRKGLDVGGTKEPLFVIETDVDQNVIYTGQGKSHPGLYRRTLFVNNDELHWVRTDLALEVDQTMEVMARIRYRQPLQKATLYRVDAGLYVDFVEKQSAITEGQFVAWYIGEELVGSGVIS; translated from the coding sequence ATGCAAAAGGTGGTAGTCGGACTTTCCGGCGGTGTGGATTCCAGTGTTACGGCATATCTCTTAAAGGAGCAAGGGTACGAGGTTATTGGCCTGTTTATGAAGAATTGGCATGACGATTCCGTGACTATTTCCAAGGAATGCCCTTGGCTGGAGGATAGTAATGATGCCCTTATAGTTGCCGAGAAGTTGGGAATACCCTTTCAGACCGTAGATTTAAGTGCCCAGTACAAAGAACGTATTGTGGACTATATGTTCAGGGAATACGAGAAAGGGAGAACACCAAACCCCGATGTGCTTTGCAATAGGGAAATTAAGTTTGATGTGTTTATGAAAATTGCCATGCAACTGGGAGCGGACTATGTGGCAACAGGACACTATTGTAGAAAGGGGGTTATAAAAAATGAGGACGGAACGGAAACGTATCAGTTGCTTGCCGGTGCGGACGCCAATAAGGACCAATCCTATTTTTTATGTCAGTTATCCCAAGAACAACTTGCCAAAACCTTATTTCCAATAGGGGAATTACAGAAGCCTGAAGTGAGGAAAATAGCTGCAGAGAATGATTTGATCACCGCGGATAAAAAGGATTCCCAAGGTCTTTGCTTTATCGGGAAGGTACGTTTGCCAGAATTCCTGCAACAGAAGTTAAGGCCCAAAAAGGGGGTAATTGTGGAAGTACCTGCGGTATTGGAGCAGTATGGGAGTACCATTCCCCAGTTTAATTCCAAATTGGAAGAATTGGCCTATTACGCTGAAAAGCCTCATTATGACCTAACCGATGGAAAGGTGGTAGGGGAGCATCAAGGTGCCCACTATTTTACAAAAGGACAGCGTAAGGGATTGGACGTAGGGGGAACCAAAGAACCCTTGTTCGTAATTGAAACCGATGTTGATCAGAATGTAATCTATACCGGTCAAGGGAAGAGTCACCCCGGGCTCTATCGTAGGACCTTATTTGTAAACAATGATGAATTACATTGGGTACGTACGGATTTGGCGTTGGAAGTGGACCAGACTATGGAGGTTATGGCAAGGATAAGATACCGTCAACCTTTGCAAAAGGCGACACTTTACAGAGTGGATGCCGGGTTGTATGTGGATTTTGTTGAAAAACAATCGGCTATTACGGAAGGGCAATTTGTAGCCTGGTATATTGGAGAGGAACTAGTTGGGTCTGGTGTAATCTCTTAA
- a CDS encoding S8 family serine peptidase, whose amino-acid sequence MVKTTLFLFLIFSVWGMAQEHAWVYLKDKDQVEECILNPSSILSERAIQKKSRFNIAIDERDVPVNEVYIAQLKLQNGITVKAKSKWFNCVHVLGSVSDIAALTDLPFVDRISYADKGLNAKSTSIMASRNKANNHANKFLEQEVDFVYGQSDAQIKQLGVHVLHKNNFTGEGFLVAVLDSGFPNVDQMSAFERLRSNNDLWGGYDFVFRSTNIYAANGSDHGTRVLSDMAGFVDEQFVGTAPDASYLLFRTEDAATETPVEESYWVEAAERADSLGVDVINSSLGYSTYDNPRYNYSPADMDGNTAFISKGANIATEKGILVVNSAGNSGDSSWGIITAPADANVFGVGAVDTSGNYVAFSSRGPSADGRIKPDGMALGAGATVIGPDDRLVKNNGTSFASPIMAGAIASFWQAFPEKNNMEIMAMVWESSSRYQNPNSQIGYGIPNFSLPLTLLGIDISNAGDEWYLFPNPSKTGFQVQFPMAYGNARITLFDTYGKRILEKQINQDNEEISLENLSRAIYIVHVKVDGMRKEFKLIKN is encoded by the coding sequence ATGGTCAAGACAACCCTTTTCCTATTTTTGATATTCTCGGTTTGGGGAATGGCCCAAGAGCATGCCTGGGTATATTTAAAAGATAAGGACCAGGTAGAGGAGTGCATTTTAAATCCATCAAGTATATTATCGGAACGGGCAATACAAAAAAAGAGCAGATTTAATATTGCCATAGATGAAAGGGATGTTCCTGTCAACGAGGTGTACATTGCCCAGTTAAAACTTCAAAACGGGATCACGGTCAAGGCTAAGTCCAAATGGTTCAATTGTGTTCACGTTCTAGGTAGTGTATCCGATATTGCAGCTTTAACAGACCTTCCGTTTGTAGACCGTATTTCTTATGCCGACAAGGGTTTGAATGCCAAATCCACCTCGATTATGGCTTCGAGAAATAAGGCCAACAATCATGCTAATAAGTTTCTGGAACAAGAGGTCGATTTTGTCTACGGGCAAAGCGATGCGCAAATAAAACAATTGGGGGTACATGTTTTGCACAAAAATAACTTTACGGGTGAAGGTTTTTTAGTTGCTGTTTTGGACAGTGGCTTCCCCAATGTGGATCAGATGAGTGCTTTTGAACGTTTACGTTCTAACAATGATTTGTGGGGCGGGTACGATTTTGTTTTCAGATCAACAAATATTTATGCAGCCAACGGAAGTGATCATGGTACCAGGGTATTGTCCGATATGGCCGGTTTTGTGGACGAACAATTTGTTGGGACAGCTCCGGATGCCAGTTATCTGCTTTTTAGAACGGAAGATGCCGCTACCGAAACACCAGTAGAGGAAAGTTATTGGGTGGAGGCCGCTGAGCGGGCCGATAGCCTAGGGGTAGATGTTATTAACAGTTCCTTGGGCTATAGTACTTATGATAATCCAAGATATAATTATTCCCCAGCGGATATGGATGGAAATACGGCCTTTATTTCCAAAGGAGCCAATATTGCAACCGAAAAAGGGATATTGGTGGTGAATTCTGCCGGGAATTCAGGTGATAGCTCTTGGGGTATTATTACGGCACCGGCAGATGCCAATGTATTTGGTGTTGGAGCGGTTGATACCTCTGGCAACTATGTGGCATTTAGTTCACGGGGACCAAGCGCGGATGGAAGGATTAAACCAGATGGGATGGCCTTGGGTGCAGGAGCAACGGTAATAGGCCCGGACGACAGATTGGTAAAAAATAATGGAACCTCCTTTGCTTCGCCCATAATGGCAGGCGCTATCGCTTCCTTTTGGCAGGCGTTCCCTGAAAAAAACAATATGGAGATTATGGCAATGGTGTGGGAATCGTCTTCCCGTTATCAAAATCCAAATTCCCAAATAGGTTATGGAATACCCAATTTTTCCCTACCCTTGACGCTATTGGGAATAGATATTTCAAATGCCGGGGATGAGTGGTATTTATTTCCGAATCCATCCAAGACCGGGTTTCAAGTACAGTTTCCCATGGCCTATGGAAATGCTCGTATAACGCTGTTTGATACCTACGGGAAGCGCATTCTGGAAAAGCAAATTAACCAAGACAATGAGGAGATATCTTTAGAAAATTTAAGTAGGGCCATTTATATTGTACATGTAAAAGTGGACGGGATGCGCAAGGAATTTAAATTGATAAAAAACTAA
- a CDS encoding NAD(P)H-dependent flavin oxidoreductase, with translation MGNRITDLFGIQYPIIQAGMVWASGWRLASAVSNAGGLGIIGAGSMYPEILREHIEKCKLATNKPFGVNVPMLYPDIEKLMEIIVELDVKTVFTSAGNPKTWTPYLKDRGITVVHVVSSVKFAQKAEEAGVDAIVAEGFEAGGHNGRDETTTLTLIPAVKEKISIPLIAAGGIATGRAMLAVMVLGADGVQVGSRFVASNEASSHPLFKQKVIEAGEGATQLTLKELAPVRLIKNKFYSDIQKAYADCATVEELKSLLGRARAKKGMFEGDLEEGELEIGQVAAIIHEIKPAAQIVVDMMEEFNHAKAEVKHF, from the coding sequence ATGGGAAATAGAATTACCGATCTTTTTGGAATTCAATATCCAATTATTCAGGCCGGAATGGTATGGGCCAGTGGATGGCGTTTGGCCTCTGCCGTTTCCAATGCCGGTGGATTGGGGATAATAGGGGCAGGTTCCATGTATCCGGAGATACTGCGGGAGCATATAGAGAAGTGTAAGTTGGCCACCAATAAGCCTTTTGGTGTCAATGTACCAATGCTGTATCCGGATATTGAGAAGCTCATGGAAATCATAGTGGAGCTGGATGTAAAAACTGTATTTACCTCGGCAGGAAATCCCAAAACTTGGACTCCATATTTAAAGGATAGGGGTATAACTGTCGTGCATGTGGTGAGCAGTGTAAAATTTGCACAAAAGGCAGAGGAAGCTGGGGTAGACGCCATTGTTGCGGAAGGTTTTGAGGCTGGTGGACATAACGGTAGGGATGAGACCACTACCTTGACCTTAATTCCCGCAGTAAAAGAAAAAATAAGCATCCCTTTAATAGCTGCTGGCGGAATAGCAACAGGCAGGGCCATGTTGGCTGTTATGGTTTTGGGTGCCGATGGGGTACAGGTAGGAAGCCGATTTGTGGCGAGCAATGAAGCTTCGTCCCATCCCTTATTTAAACAAAAAGTGATAGAGGCTGGTGAAGGCGCTACACAATTAACTTTAAAGGAATTGGCTCCTGTTAGATTGATCAAAAATAAATTCTATAGCGATATACAAAAAGCCTATGCCGATTGTGCAACGGTGGAGGAACTAAAGTCGCTCTTAGGTAGGGCCAGGGCCAAAAAAGGTATGTTCGAGGGCGATTTGGAGGAAGGGGAATTGGAAATTGGTCAGGTGGCCGCCATAATCCATGAAATTAAACCCGCTGCCCAAATTGTAGTGGACATGATGGAGGAATTTAACCATGCCAAGGCAGAGGTGAAGCATTTTTAG
- a CDS encoding tetratricopeptide repeat protein: protein MKTKLSLFLVAIILLAITYLWKPQSSPEVLVVTQEASFYSMKCTVAKYLLSNVDTTQQIAPLFENLGNLHFGISTKDHKAQTYFNQGVKLTYAFNHAEAHRSFMEASRLDPKSAMTYWGQAYTLGPNINDPLPDDERRKKSYEAISKAKNLSHSGTPKEKALIDALAHRYSSDLTKEISELNMAYMGAMEKVVKAFPDDAHVQTLYAASIMNTMPWNYWDNDGNPAPNTLKGKAALERAMDLNPDHPGAHHYYIHMVELPKPDLAIPSADKLGSLMPAAGHIVHMPSHIYIRVGRYADAVKVNQAAILADEDYISQCYSQGMYPLGYYPHNLHFLWSASTLLGNSELAIDAAKKTAEKVPLSEMVTLPFLQDFASSPLLAYTRFGKWNEILTIPYPGDQYKHLKLIWHYARGIAFVRKNNIKEAKEELEALKLLKNDPELETVVANYTNPSSSIARIAYGVVSGEIANAEGNMPEALEHLKQAVFYEDQLIYSEPTAWHIPVRQTLGAALLKAKKYEEAEKVYKEDLDIVRQNGWSLIGLHESLIGQGKLEEAKKIKQEFDNAWEHADIPIKTSVL from the coding sequence ATGAAAACAAAATTGAGTCTCTTCTTAGTGGCCATAATCCTATTGGCCATAACCTATTTGTGGAAACCCCAATCTTCGCCTGAGGTATTGGTGGTAACACAGGAAGCTAGTTTTTACTCCATGAAATGTACTGTTGCCAAATACCTCTTGAGCAATGTGGATACCACCCAACAAATTGCACCCTTATTTGAGAATCTTGGCAATTTACATTTCGGTATTAGCACAAAAGACCATAAGGCCCAAACCTATTTTAATCAGGGCGTAAAACTTACTTATGCATTTAACCATGCAGAAGCCCACCGCTCGTTTATGGAAGCATCCCGACTAGACCCCAAGTCGGCCATGACCTATTGGGGACAGGCCTACACCTTAGGTCCCAACATAAATGACCCGTTGCCAGATGACGAGCGCAGAAAAAAATCTTATGAAGCTATATCAAAAGCCAAAAACTTGTCCCATAGCGGTACGCCCAAAGAAAAAGCTTTAATAGATGCGCTGGCCCATAGATACAGTAGTGATTTAACTAAAGAAATTTCAGAGTTGAACATGGCCTATATGGGTGCCATGGAAAAAGTAGTGAAAGCATTTCCAGATGATGCCCATGTACAGACCTTGTACGCGGCCTCTATTATGAATACTATGCCATGGAACTATTGGGACAATGACGGGAACCCAGCTCCTAACACCTTAAAGGGAAAAGCCGCCTTGGAGAGAGCCATGGACTTAAATCCCGATCATCCAGGGGCCCATCATTACTATATCCATATGGTGGAACTTCCCAAACCGGACCTCGCCATTCCCAGTGCCGACAAGCTAGGATCCTTAATGCCGGCAGCCGGACACATTGTACATATGCCATCCCATATTTATATTAGGGTCGGCAGGTATGCCGATGCAGTAAAAGTAAATCAAGCCGCTATCCTGGCAGATGAGGATTACATCTCCCAATGTTATTCCCAGGGCATGTATCCATTGGGATATTACCCGCACAATTTACATTTTCTATGGTCGGCCTCTACCCTCTTGGGCAACAGTGAACTAGCTATTGATGCCGCCAAAAAAACAGCGGAAAAAGTCCCACTAAGCGAGATGGTGACTTTGCCGTTTTTACAAGATTTTGCTTCCTCACCACTGTTGGCCTATACCCGCTTTGGAAAGTGGAATGAAATTCTGACCATACCTTATCCAGGAGATCAATATAAACACCTTAAACTTATATGGCATTACGCCAGGGGAATTGCCTTTGTAAGGAAAAATAACATTAAAGAGGCCAAGGAAGAGTTGGAGGCTCTTAAACTATTGAAAAACGACCCAGAATTGGAAACTGTTGTGGCCAATTATACCAATCCCTCCTCGAGTATAGCACGAATTGCATATGGGGTTGTTTCCGGTGAAATAGCCAATGCCGAAGGTAATATGCCAGAGGCCTTGGAACACCTAAAGCAAGCGGTATTTTATGAGGACCAGCTAATATACAGCGAGCCTACCGCATGGCATATACCAGTAAGACAGACTTTAGGGGCAGCATTGCTTAAGGCTAAAAAATATGAAGAAGCTGAAAAAGTATATAAGGAAGACCTGGATATAGTACGACAAAACGGCTGGTCCTTAATTGGACTCCATGAAAGCCTTATTGGTCAAGGTAAATTGGAGGAGGCCAAAAAGATAAAACAGGAATTTGACAATGCCTGGGAACATGCAGATATACCAATAAAAACTTCTGTTTTATAA
- a CDS encoding putative signal transducing protein has translation MNSKYTRIFSGSFILAQTIENQLKEIGIIPVIKDDSESGRLAGFGSAIQGNQEIYVHADELATAQSIVQKVIGY, from the coding sequence ATGAATTCCAAATACACCCGCATATTTTCCGGTAGTTTTATTTTGGCACAGACCATAGAAAATCAACTTAAGGAAATTGGTATAATCCCGGTGATAAAGGACGATTCGGAATCTGGAAGATTGGCAGGATTTGGATCTGCCATTCAAGGGAATCAGGAAATTTATGTCCATGCAGATGAGTTGGCAACAGCACAAAGTATAGTCCAAAAAGTTATTGGTTACTAA
- a CDS encoding DUF58 domain-containing protein, whose amino-acid sequence MKKILSNIYLQKRFFIVLTCLVLGFLMSYMLADVFGVVKLLFYVFALIFLVDIILVYASKGGIKGRRSVPEKLSNGDENEIKISLSNSYLFPAGLKILDEVPHQFQKRDFGISTTLGKGKEKVFRYYLRPTERGVYSFGNLNVFVNSPIGFISKKYTFGNEQQVPVYPSFLQLRKYDLMAFSNKLFEYGLKKIRRIGHTMEFEQIKDYVLGDDIRNINWKATAKKGGLMVNQYQDEKSQPIYSIIDKGRVMKMPFDGLSLLDYAINATLVISHIALKKQDKAGMFAFSKKIENRVVAERRSSQMNLILETLYNLETNFVESDYSRLYADIKRNITHRSLLLLYTNFETLDALQRQLPYLQAIAKQHLLVVIFFENTELIKFTDEKAETIQQIFEKTIAEKFVYEKKLIVNELRKYGIQTILTKPEHLTINTINKYLEIKARGLI is encoded by the coding sequence ATGAAAAAAATACTAAGCAACATCTACCTACAAAAAAGATTCTTTATTGTATTGACTTGTTTGGTCTTAGGTTTCTTAATGTCCTATATGTTAGCTGATGTTTTCGGGGTAGTAAAATTATTATTTTATGTTTTTGCCCTAATTTTTTTGGTCGATATTATTTTGGTATATGCATCCAAGGGCGGAATAAAAGGCCGGCGTTCGGTTCCCGAAAAACTTTCCAATGGTGATGAAAACGAAATTAAAATAAGCCTTTCCAATTCATATTTGTTCCCTGCCGGTTTGAAAATTTTGGATGAAGTCCCCCATCAATTTCAAAAGAGGGATTTTGGTATTTCCACTACCCTAGGGAAAGGAAAGGAAAAGGTGTTCCGGTATTACCTGCGACCTACGGAAAGAGGAGTATATTCCTTTGGAAATTTGAACGTCTTTGTCAACTCTCCTATTGGTTTCATCTCCAAAAAGTACACCTTTGGCAATGAACAGCAAGTCCCCGTGTACCCTTCCTTCCTACAATTGAGGAAATACGACCTTATGGCCTTTAGCAATAAACTCTTCGAATATGGCCTTAAGAAAATTCGACGCATAGGCCATACCATGGAGTTCGAGCAAATCAAGGATTATGTTTTAGGGGATGATATCCGGAACATTAACTGGAAAGCTACGGCAAAAAAAGGTGGACTAATGGTAAACCAGTATCAGGATGAAAAGTCGCAACCAATTTACTCCATTATAGATAAAGGGAGGGTCATGAAAATGCCTTTTGACGGACTAAGCTTATTGGATTATGCCATTAACGCCACATTGGTTATTTCCCACATTGCCCTTAAAAAGCAGGACAAGGCCGGAATGTTCGCCTTTAGCAAGAAAATTGAAAACAGGGTGGTTGCCGAGAGACGAAGTTCCCAAATGAACCTTATTTTGGAAACACTTTACAATTTGGAGACCAATTTTGTAGAAAGTGATTATAGTCGGTTATATGCCGATATTAAAAGAAATATCACCCACAGGAGCCTACTTCTACTCTATACCAATTTCGAGACCTTGGATGCACTGCAACGTCAACTGCCCTACCTACAGGCAATTGCCAAGCAACATTTATTGGTGGTCATTTTCTTTGAGAACACCGAATTGATTAAATTTACGGATGAAAAGGCCGAGACCATCCAACAAATATTTGAAAAAACAATTGCGGAGAAATTTGTTTATGAGAAGAAGCTTATCGTTAACGAACTAAGGAAATACGGCATACAGACCATATTAACCAAACCTGAGCATTTGACCATAAATACCATCAACAAATATTTGGAAATAAAAGCTCGGGGACTAATTTAG